One window of the Terriglobales bacterium genome contains the following:
- a CDS encoding M28 family peptidase, producing the protein MAFLVLLLAVGAAAQEKAAKPAAAPKASAPALPAAAAAAMKSIDPERIRAHVRFLSHDLLEGRGTGQRGGDVAAEYIATQFALYGLKPAGDNGSYMQKVPLVGVTTLPDTTFTIIPEHGEAMKLKMSDDFVAMDESLNKVAEIDAQIVFVGYGIDAPEYQWNDYKDADVRGKVLLMLVNEPPSTDEKFFKARALTYYGRWTYKYEQAARKGAVAVILIHKTEMASYGWDVVRNSWSGERSSIRTQAPRLQAASWIQLEVAHKAVATAGLNLEELMEKAKSRDFRPIPLSLRLRAHIDSQVRPVQSSNVVAMLSGSDPKLRAQAVLYTAHYDHLGIRAGQAGDNIYNGAADNATGCGILLELARAFASSSQKPRRSILFAAVTAEEQGLRGSEYLGQKPPIPAKDIMLDLNFDDVPPLGEPEEAELVGSERTTFYPVVKATAREFGLVIRPDARPEAGHYYRSDHFSLARVGVPAFSVNEGEKFKGHPKEWGQQQAEEYTAKRYHQPSDEYHPEMDFTGDAKMARFGFALGWKAASQAGSIGWQPGDEFEAARKASQSGTP; encoded by the coding sequence ATGGCATTCCTTGTACTTCTGTTGGCGGTGGGAGCAGCGGCGCAGGAGAAGGCGGCCAAGCCCGCCGCGGCCCCGAAAGCATCCGCCCCGGCTCTGCCTGCGGCTGCGGCGGCGGCCATGAAGTCCATCGATCCGGAGCGCATCCGCGCGCACGTCCGCTTCCTCTCCCACGACCTACTCGAAGGACGCGGCACCGGCCAGCGCGGCGGCGATGTCGCCGCCGAATACATTGCCACCCAGTTCGCCCTCTACGGTCTCAAGCCGGCAGGTGACAACGGTTCCTACATGCAGAAGGTCCCGCTGGTGGGCGTGACCACGCTGCCCGATACCACCTTCACCATCATCCCCGAGCATGGCGAGGCGATGAAGCTCAAGATGAGCGACGACTTCGTGGCCATGGACGAAAGCCTCAACAAAGTGGCCGAAATCGACGCCCAGATTGTCTTCGTTGGCTACGGCATCGATGCCCCCGAGTACCAGTGGAACGACTACAAGGACGCCGATGTCCGCGGCAAGGTCCTGCTCATGCTGGTGAACGAGCCGCCCTCGACGGACGAAAAGTTCTTCAAGGCGCGCGCCCTCACCTACTACGGCCGCTGGACCTACAAGTACGAGCAGGCGGCCCGCAAGGGCGCCGTCGCCGTCATCTTGATTCACAAGACGGAGATGGCCAGTTACGGCTGGGACGTGGTGCGCAACTCCTGGTCGGGCGAGCGCTCCAGTATTCGTACCCAGGCTCCTCGGCTGCAGGCCGCCTCCTGGATCCAACTGGAGGTCGCGCACAAGGCCGTGGCCACCGCCGGCTTGAACCTCGAAGAACTGATGGAAAAAGCCAAGTCGCGCGATTTCCGTCCCATCCCGCTCTCGCTTCGGCTGCGCGCGCACATCGACAGCCAGGTGCGCCCCGTGCAGTCGAGCAACGTGGTCGCCATGCTGTCCGGCTCCGATCCCAAGCTGCGCGCCCAGGCTGTGCTGTACACCGCGCACTATGACCACCTGGGCATCCGCGCCGGGCAGGCGGGCGACAACATCTACAACGGCGCCGCCGACAACGCCACCGGCTGCGGCATCCTGCTGGAGCTGGCGCGCGCCTTCGCCTCCTCATCCCAGAAGCCGCGGCGCTCCATCCTCTTCGCTGCCGTCACCGCCGAGGAGCAGGGACTGCGCGGCTCCGAGTACCTGGGCCAGAAGCCGCCCATCCCGGCCAAGGACATCATGCTCGACCTGAACTTCGACGACGTCCCCCCTCTGGGCGAGCCGGAGGAAGCCGAGCTAGTGGGCTCGGAGCGCACCACCTTCTATCCCGTGGTGAAGGCCACGGCGCGGGAGTTCGGCCTGGTCATACGCCCCGACGCCCGTCCCGAGGCCGGGCACTACTATCGCTCCGACCACTTCAGCCTGGCGCGCGTGGGCGTGCCCGCCTTCTCCGTCAACGAGGGGGAGAAGTTCAAGGGGCACCCGAAGGAGTGGGGCCAGCAGCAGGCCGAGGAGTACACGGCCAAGCGCTACCACCAGCCCTCCGATGAATACCATCCGGAGATGGACTTCACCGGGGACGCCAAGATGGCGCGCTTCGGCTTCGCGCTGGGGTGGAAGGCTGCCTCGCAAGCGGGCTCGATCGGCTGGCAGCCCGGCGACGAGTTCGAGGCCGCCCGCAAGGCCAGCCAGTCGGGCACTCCCTAG
- a CDS encoding TonB family protein, with amino-acid sequence MPRLLVELEPWSKTFRENLGDLVLRREQPPLHLAFAPGTFWKDVLVPTPLPMRGLGQSAAGHALLLAVLFGLSTLSLARRNAPVTAIPERTITYYDVSDYLPALNSGSAPARVAKKGQPEYNKQPIISLPPNPDNFSQTIVDPTTTRILSQNVPLPNMVIWTPVPARMPVAATARSAGQLKVPMMAVTVAPAPPDVTKRNLADMRLPKLPEAAVIVAPPDIAALERKVGDIYIGHIEPTVGAPKLPVEEQRAVAGNKEGADTAPPAPTTQGAGSGMQAMGQLIALGIHPTMPTGPVTMPEGSRSGQFAATPEGKPGAPGTPDVACCGNGPGGTGTGGAGGPGSGSGAGNPSGVYVGGPSNAGMVAMIARNPSQGGMPGQGGPGSGGSGNGRGGGIGTGSDGGRGLDSGAPGSTGPSTIIDRSGTGKIEDEVFGPKRYYSMTINMPNLSSAGGSWIMRFAELAENPSPGELSAPVVTSKADPGYPAEFIRKRIEGTVTLYAVIHRDGSVTQVRVLRGIDDRLDENARAALARWHFRPATKNGAPVELEAVIFIPFAVRKTPF; translated from the coding sequence ATGCCGCGTCTACTGGTGGAGCTGGAGCCCTGGAGCAAGACCTTCCGGGAGAACCTGGGCGACCTGGTCTTGCGGCGGGAGCAGCCGCCGCTGCACCTGGCCTTCGCTCCCGGAACTTTCTGGAAGGACGTCCTCGTGCCCACGCCGCTGCCCATGCGCGGCCTGGGGCAGTCCGCGGCCGGCCACGCGCTTTTGCTGGCGGTGCTGTTCGGCCTCTCAACCCTGTCTCTCGCCCGCCGGAACGCGCCAGTCACGGCCATCCCGGAGAGGACCATCACCTACTACGACGTCTCCGACTACCTTCCGGCGCTCAACTCGGGCAGCGCGCCCGCCAGGGTGGCGAAGAAGGGCCAGCCGGAGTACAACAAGCAGCCCATCATCTCCCTGCCGCCGAATCCGGACAACTTCTCGCAGACCATCGTGGACCCGACCACAACCAGAATCCTCTCCCAGAACGTGCCGCTGCCCAACATGGTGATCTGGACTCCGGTGCCGGCGCGCATGCCGGTGGCGGCGACGGCTCGTTCCGCGGGACAGTTGAAAGTTCCCATGATGGCGGTGACGGTGGCGCCGGCGCCGCCGGACGTCACCAAGCGCAACCTGGCCGACATGCGGCTGCCCAAGCTGCCGGAGGCGGCGGTGATCGTAGCTCCGCCCGATATCGCGGCGCTGGAGCGCAAGGTGGGAGACATCTACATCGGGCACATCGAGCCCACGGTAGGCGCGCCGAAGCTTCCTGTGGAAGAACAGCGGGCCGTGGCCGGGAACAAGGAAGGCGCCGACACGGCGCCTCCGGCGCCCACCACCCAGGGAGCGGGCAGCGGCATGCAGGCCATGGGACAGTTGATCGCGCTGGGGATCCATCCCACCATGCCCACGGGGCCGGTGACCATGCCGGAGGGCAGTCGCAGCGGTCAGTTCGCGGCCACTCCCGAGGGCAAACCGGGCGCGCCGGGAACGCCGGACGTGGCCTGCTGTGGCAACGGGCCGGGCGGGACGGGAACGGGCGGCGCGGGCGGCCCAGGAAGCGGCTCGGGGGCCGGGAATCCCTCCGGCGTCTACGTGGGAGGACCGTCGAACGCGGGCATGGTGGCGATGATCGCCAGGAATCCCTCGCAGGGCGGGATGCCGGGCCAGGGTGGACCGGGCTCGGGTGGCTCGGGAAACGGCCGGGGCGGCGGGATTGGCACAGGCTCGGACGGCGGCCGTGGACTAGATTCGGGCGCGCCCGGATCCACCGGGCCCTCGACCATCATCGATCGCAGCGGCACAGGGAAGATCGAGGACGAGGTCTTCGGGCCCAAGCGCTATTACTCGATGACCATCAACATGCCCAACCTGAGCTCGGCGGGGGGAAGCTGGATCATGCGTTTCGCGGAGCTGGCGGAGAATCCCAGCCCCGGCGAGTTGAGCGCACCCGTGGTCACCAGCAAGGCGGATCCGGGCTACCCGGCGGAGTTCATCCGCAAGCGCATCGAAGGGACGGTCACGCTTTACGCCGTCATCCATCGCGACGGCAGCGTCACCCAGGTGCGGGTGCTGCGCGGCATCGATGACCGGCTGGATGAGAACGCTCGCGCCGCCCTCGCTCGCTGGCACTTCCGTCCCGCCACCAAGAATGGCGCCCCGGTGGAGCTGGAGGCGGTGATCTTCATCCCGTTTGCCGTGCGCAAGACGCCGTTCTAG
- a CDS encoding pitrilysin family protein, with protein MTRAKGLTRNRLLSLAILAVVTLLAVPASAQTAAGSALKLPAYKKLILKNGLTILLMEQHEVPIVSFSFIVKTGAIADPEGKDGLASLTAGLLRKGTKTRTADQVAADLDFIGGQFDADASADYTSGSAEFLKKDLNRGLDLLADVLLNPTFPEAEVTKMLAQRIDGIKADKDEARGVIGSYYQSYLYGKHPYGRPTDGDESSLTRIQRADAVKFFETYYAPGNTVLSVAGDFSTPEMEKLLAQRFSEWKARPVPAASLPEPAPFHGKKLLLVDKPDSTQTFFQIGNLGITRNNPDRVQIEVVNTLFGGRFTSMLNSELRINSGLTYGARSSFDRRRVPGPFVIFSFTKNKSTEQALDMTLEVLHRLHAKGFTEEELKSAKEYIKGQFPPRIETSDQLARLMATLAFYNLDQTEIDGYYRRIDAMTLADSKRIIGQYFPEDNLVFVLIGKAGEIQAVVKKYAPKMDTKSITEPTF; from the coding sequence ATGACCAGGGCTAAGGGCCTCACACGCAACCGGCTTCTCTCTTTGGCAATCTTGGCGGTCGTCACCCTGCTGGCAGTGCCGGCGAGCGCGCAAACCGCGGCGGGATCGGCGCTGAAGCTCCCGGCCTACAAGAAACTCATCCTGAAAAACGGCCTGACCATCCTGCTGATGGAGCAGCACGAGGTCCCCATCGTCAGCTTTAGCTTCATCGTCAAGACGGGCGCGATCGCCGACCCGGAGGGCAAGGACGGTCTGGCGTCGCTGACCGCCGGCCTGCTGCGCAAGGGCACGAAGACGCGCACGGCCGACCAGGTGGCCGCGGATCTGGACTTCATCGGCGGCCAATTCGACGCGGACGCCAGCGCCGACTACACCTCGGGCTCCGCCGAGTTCCTGAAGAAGGACCTGAACCGGGGACTCGACCTGCTGGCCGACGTGCTGCTGAACCCGACCTTCCCCGAAGCCGAGGTCACGAAGATGCTGGCGCAGCGCATCGATGGCATCAAGGCGGATAAGGACGAGGCGCGCGGCGTCATCGGAAGCTACTACCAATCCTACCTCTACGGGAAGCATCCCTATGGGCGGCCCACCGACGGTGACGAGAGTTCGCTGACGCGTATCCAGCGAGCAGATGCGGTGAAGTTCTTCGAGACCTACTACGCGCCGGGAAACACCGTTCTGTCGGTGGCCGGAGACTTCTCCACTCCAGAGATGGAGAAGCTGCTGGCGCAGCGCTTCAGCGAGTGGAAGGCGCGCCCGGTACCGGCGGCGTCCCTGCCGGAGCCCGCGCCCTTCCACGGCAAGAAGCTGCTGCTGGTGGACAAGCCGGATTCCACCCAGACCTTCTTCCAGATCGGGAACCTCGGCATCACGCGCAACAATCCCGACCGGGTGCAGATCGAGGTGGTGAACACGCTCTTCGGCGGGCGCTTTACCTCCATGCTGAACTCGGAGCTGCGCATCAACTCGGGGCTCACGTATGGCGCGCGCTCCAGCTTCGACCGGCGGCGCGTGCCGGGGCCGTTCGTCATCTTCTCCTTCACCAAGAACAAGAGCACGGAGCAGGCGCTGGACATGACGCTGGAAGTCCTGCATCGCCTGCATGCAAAAGGCTTTACCGAGGAGGAGTTGAAGTCGGCGAAGGAATACATCAAGGGGCAGTTTCCGCCACGCATCGAGACCTCGGACCAACTGGCGCGGCTGATGGCGACGCTCGCGTTCTACAACCTCGACCAGACGGAGATCGACGGCTACTACCGCCGCATCGACGCCATGACGCTGGCCGATTCCAAACGGATCATCGGGCAGTACTTCCCCGAGGACAACCTCGTCTTTGTGCTCATCGGGAAGGCGGGCGAGATCCAGGCCGTGGTCAAGAAGTACGCGCCGAAGATGGACACCAAGTCCATCACCGAGCCGACGTTCTAG
- a CDS encoding pitrilysin family protein: MKSLIRWLAGAALLVLLGAPGATAQNFDVKTHTLKNGMKILVQEDHSIPNVALYIFYRIGSRNERPGTTGLSHFFEHMMFNGAKKYGPHEFDRVMEAGGGSNNAYTSNDVTVYQDWFPRAQMAEIFDLEADRIRDLAFDPKMIESERGVVASERRLSVDGDNAGLLSEQLWAAAFTAHPYQWPVVGWMVDIENWKMGDLRHHFEMGYSPSNATMVVSGDVTADEVIQLAEKYIEPIPSHDPPPKVTTAEPEQLGERRVVVRKFAQLPMVMMGYHVPQTDSGDFYARQVLQTILFTGESSRMYQRLVDKDQLALSIDGSSPFAFDPTLFEIDAQPKANVDPAAVEKAVYEELDKVSAQGVTNQELEKAKNILLARFYRQMKTISGKANTLGTYEVFFGDYHKLFDAAEQYNKVTKEYVQRVAKQYFTAKNRSVATLVPEPEEGKK; the protein is encoded by the coding sequence ATGAAGTCACTCATCCGATGGTTGGCCGGCGCGGCACTGCTCGTCCTGCTGGGCGCTCCCGGCGCGACGGCGCAGAACTTCGACGTCAAGACTCACACCCTGAAGAACGGGATGAAGATCCTGGTGCAGGAAGACCACTCCATCCCCAACGTGGCGCTGTACATCTTCTACCGCATCGGATCGCGCAACGAGCGGCCGGGCACCACCGGGCTTTCGCACTTCTTCGAGCACATGATGTTCAACGGGGCCAAGAAGTACGGGCCGCACGAGTTCGACCGGGTGATGGAGGCGGGCGGCGGCTCCAACAACGCCTACACCTCGAACGACGTCACCGTCTATCAGGACTGGTTCCCGCGGGCGCAGATGGCGGAGATCTTCGACCTGGAGGCCGACCGCATCCGCGACTTGGCCTTCGATCCCAAGATGATCGAGTCGGAGCGCGGCGTGGTGGCCTCCGAGCGGCGACTGTCAGTGGACGGCGACAACGCCGGGCTGCTCTCCGAGCAGCTTTGGGCGGCGGCGTTCACGGCGCATCCCTACCAGTGGCCGGTCGTGGGGTGGATGGTGGACATCGAGAACTGGAAGATGGGAGACCTGCGCCACCACTTCGAGATGGGCTACTCGCCCTCGAATGCGACCATGGTGGTGAGCGGCGACGTCACCGCGGATGAGGTCATCCAACTGGCGGAGAAATACATCGAGCCCATCCCCTCGCACGACCCGCCACCCAAGGTGACCACCGCCGAGCCGGAGCAGCTCGGTGAGCGGCGCGTGGTGGTGCGCAAGTTCGCTCAGCTCCCCATGGTGATGATGGGCTACCACGTCCCGCAGACCGACAGCGGGGACTTCTACGCGCGGCAGGTGCTGCAGACCATCCTGTTCACGGGCGAAAGCTCGCGCATGTACCAGCGTCTGGTGGACAAGGACCAGCTGGCCCTCTCCATCGACGGCAGCTCTCCGTTCGCCTTCGACCCAACGTTGTTCGAGATCGATGCCCAGCCCAAGGCCAACGTGGATCCGGCGGCGGTGGAGAAAGCGGTGTACGAGGAGCTGGACAAGGTGAGCGCGCAGGGCGTGACCAACCAGGAGTTGGAAAAGGCAAAGAACATCCTGCTGGCCCGGTTCTACCGGCAAATGAAGACCATCAGCGGGAAGGCCAACACCCTGGGCACCTACGAGGTTTTCTTCGGCGACTACCACAAGTTGTTCGACGCCGCCGAGCAGTACAACAAGGTGACGAAAGAGTACGTGCAGCGGGTGGCGAAGCAATACTTCACCGCCAAGAATCGCAGCGTGGCCACGCTGGTGCCGGAGCCGGAGGAGGGGAAGAAATGA
- a CDS encoding glycosyltransferase yields MTRRKPAAPKPAAKQRKSSPPSSSSIASPSPVEAPAPQPAEVVRRERRRAPRISETPPAPSPPPRLDDYEPIIGRPELDELRFLAASLRGKTVKMVNSTAVGGGVAEILNRLVPLMNEVEVRTKWEVITGGNDFFEVTKGFHNALHGADYNLTQQALDVFLMYNEQNRQRMEFGEDLIVIHDPQPAGLVRSKEASHGRWIWRCHIDLSSPHAGVWDFLCPLVEQFDAAIFSSPSFTRQLSIPQYLFYPCIDPLSDKNKELEESYLEKICDDFGIDRSRPVITQVSRFDRLKDPVGVVQAYKLAKKYVDCQLVLAGGSASDDPEGAAVLQEVREAVGDDPDVIILNLPPWCALEINALQRISTVVVQKSLKEGFGLTVTEALWKSKPVIAGAVGGIPTQVVHKLTGALVHSVEGCAYQLRYLLTHPEFAQQLGKNGREHVKENFLITTNLKRYLVLFQIMLGVVQPRGAA; encoded by the coding sequence ATGACCCGGCGCAAGCCAGCCGCTCCGAAGCCCGCCGCCAAACAGCGGAAGAGTTCCCCGCCCTCGTCTTCGTCCATTGCTTCCCCATCGCCGGTGGAGGCGCCCGCTCCCCAACCGGCAGAGGTCGTGCGGCGGGAGCGGCGCCGGGCACCGCGCATCTCCGAGACTCCGCCCGCGCCGTCGCCTCCGCCGCGGCTGGACGATTACGAGCCCATTATCGGCAGGCCAGAGCTGGACGAGCTGCGCTTCTTGGCGGCCAGCCTGCGCGGCAAGACGGTGAAGATGGTGAACTCCACGGCGGTGGGCGGCGGGGTGGCCGAGATCCTGAACCGCCTGGTCCCGCTGATGAACGAGGTGGAGGTGCGCACCAAGTGGGAGGTGATCACCGGCGGCAACGATTTCTTCGAAGTCACGAAAGGATTTCACAACGCGCTGCACGGCGCCGACTACAACCTGACCCAGCAGGCGCTCGACGTCTTCCTCATGTACAACGAGCAGAACCGGCAGCGGATGGAGTTCGGGGAGGACCTGATCGTCATCCACGACCCGCAGCCAGCGGGGCTGGTGCGCTCCAAGGAGGCGAGCCACGGGCGCTGGATCTGGCGCTGCCACATCGACCTTTCCAGCCCGCACGCCGGGGTGTGGGACTTCCTGTGCCCGCTGGTGGAACAGTTCGACGCCGCCATCTTCTCCTCGCCGTCCTTTACCCGGCAGCTGAGCATCCCGCAGTATCTTTTTTATCCCTGCATCGATCCGCTGTCGGACAAGAACAAGGAGCTGGAGGAGAGCTACCTGGAGAAGATCTGCGACGACTTTGGCATCGACCGCTCGCGGCCGGTCATCACGCAGGTCTCGCGCTTCGACCGATTGAAGGACCCGGTGGGCGTGGTGCAGGCTTACAAGCTGGCGAAGAAGTATGTGGACTGCCAGTTGGTGCTGGCCGGGGGCAGCGCCTCCGACGATCCCGAAGGCGCGGCAGTCTTGCAGGAGGTGCGGGAGGCGGTGGGCGACGACCCGGACGTCATCATCCTCAATCTGCCGCCGTGGTGCGCGCTGGAGATCAACGCGCTGCAGCGCATCTCGACCGTGGTGGTGCAGAAGTCACTGAAAGAGGGATTCGGGCTGACGGTGACCGAGGCGCTGTGGAAGAGCAAGCCGGTGATCGCCGGGGCCGTGGGCGGCATCCCGACGCAGGTGGTGCACAAGCTGACCGGCGCGCTGGTGCACTCGGTGGAGGGTTGCGCCTACCAGTTGCGCTACCTGCTCACCCATCCCGAGTTTGCCCAGCAGCTGGGAAAGAACGGACGCGAGCACGTAAAGGAGAATTTCCTGATCACTACCAACCTCAAGCGGTATCTGGTGCTGTTTCAAATCATGTTGGGCGTTGTCCAGCCGCGCGGGGCGGCGTAG
- a CDS encoding DUF5752 family protein, whose amino-acid sequence MATTLPTTVGARTARTPFYFNSESHLTRIGRERATNLAELLENLKRCPDASIFHHTFQTLREHHYIRGGFSNDFAQWVFAACNEIELAERLAAVDVRDFTTLGELRERIVAAIEEHLKRNPAAAVRPAFEPFYFCLSETVVTPTSFVAGNLEEFAECLQRVSLHSIHHHFITARLRPPLTRNDFSTWLEKDLDLASLGARLNRIDIYTATLNDVRAKILQMVQQEIARSAP is encoded by the coding sequence ATGGCAACCACACTACCCACCACTGTCGGCGCACGGACGGCGCGCACGCCCTTCTACTTCAACTCGGAGTCTCACCTGACGCGCATCGGGCGCGAGCGGGCCACCAACCTGGCGGAACTGCTGGAAAACTTGAAGCGCTGTCCGGATGCTTCCATCTTCCACCACACCTTCCAAACGCTGCGGGAGCATCACTACATCCGTGGCGGGTTTTCCAACGACTTTGCCCAGTGGGTGTTCGCAGCGTGCAACGAGATCGAACTGGCGGAGCGGCTGGCGGCCGTGGACGTGCGTGACTTCACCACCCTGGGGGAACTGCGGGAGCGGATCGTGGCCGCGATCGAGGAGCACCTGAAGCGGAACCCGGCGGCGGCCGTGCGCCCCGCGTTCGAGCCGTTCTATTTCTGCCTCTCGGAGACGGTGGTGACGCCCACGTCATTCGTGGCCGGCAATCTGGAGGAGTTCGCGGAATGCCTGCAGCGGGTGAGCCTGCACAGCATCCATCACCACTTCATCACGGCGCGGCTGCGGCCCCCGCTGACCCGGAACGACTTCTCAACCTGGCTGGAGAAGGACCTGGACCTGGCTTCGTTGGGGGCCCGGTTGAACCGCATCGACATCTACACGGCCACGCTGAACGACGTGCGCGCCAAGATCCTGCAGATGGTGCAGCAGGAAATCGCCAGGAGTGCGCCATGA
- the otsB gene encoding trehalose-phosphatase, which translates to MRDTTPQSLFDHWATVRRRLRAARHLAVFLDFDGSLVPLRARPEEVWLDDSGQRLLQRLARHPRVTLVLISGRRRADLRRRVNVPGARYLGLHGWEHGDGASARPGTRRLMRLARRMLAERLRGLPGIWIEDKGPVFVVHYRGASVSTARRARPIVRETLEWLQPDLRVLAGRKVWEVLPRELGGKGVAVCRLLEELPRPTLSIFIGDDVSDERAFAALRGELTVRVGRPRRTRAHFRLRNPIEVRSFLEKLEMEMTARIPVGRGNSRRQEHQNKKRAPDSVERRNEPRLRGA; encoded by the coding sequence ATGCGCGACACCACTCCGCAGTCCTTGTTCGACCACTGGGCGACCGTGCGCCGGCGCCTGCGCGCCGCCCGCCATCTGGCCGTCTTTCTGGATTTCGACGGGTCGCTCGTCCCGCTGCGCGCGCGCCCGGAAGAGGTGTGGCTGGACGATTCCGGCCAGCGCCTACTGCAACGGCTGGCGCGGCATCCCCGGGTGACGTTGGTCCTGATCAGCGGGCGGCGGCGCGCGGACCTGCGCAGACGAGTGAACGTGCCGGGGGCGCGGTACCTGGGACTGCACGGCTGGGAGCATGGCGACGGCGCCTCGGCCCGACCCGGCACGCGGCGGCTGATGCGCCTGGCGCGCAGGATGCTGGCCGAGCGCCTGCGCGGCTTGCCGGGCATCTGGATCGAGGACAAGGGTCCGGTGTTCGTGGTGCACTATCGCGGCGCCTCGGTCTCCACGGCGCGGCGGGCGCGGCCCATCGTCCGCGAGACCCTGGAGTGGCTGCAACCCGACCTGCGCGTGCTGGCGGGAAGAAAGGTCTGGGAGGTGTTGCCCCGAGAGCTGGGCGGCAAGGGGGTGGCGGTGTGCCGGCTGCTAGAGGAGCTGCCGCGACCGACCCTTTCTATTTTCATTGGGGACGACGTCTCCGATGAGCGCGCGTTCGCGGCGCTGCGCGGCGAACTGACGGTGCGCGTAGGCCGGCCGCGGCGGACGCGGGCCCACTTCCGGCTGCGGAATCCGATTGAGGTGCGGTCGTTTCTCGAAAAGCTGGAGATGGAGATGACCGCCAGGATCCCGGTTGGCCGGGGCAACAGCCGCCGCCAAGAGCATCAGAACAAGAAGCGGGCCCCGGACTCCGTAGAGCGCAGGAATGAACCCCGGTTGCGAGGAGCTTAG